GAATACCGCGTGCGCCTGTTGCTCGATCATCCGGAGCAGTTGCAAGCCATGCGCGCAAAAGCGCTGGCCCTGGGCCGTCCGCGCGCCGCCCTGGATGTACTGGCGCAGGTGCTGGCTTGACAGGGGGCGTAGTAAAACCCTGGCAGATCGCCCTGACGCTGGCCTGGGTAGCCCTGCTGGGACTGTTTTTTGCGCAGGTGGAAATCCAGATCGAGGGGCCGGCCGGCTGGGCCGCGAACCTGCCCACCTGGCGTATCGAAAGCCATTGGCTGCTCGATATCTTCTGGGGCGGGCGGCCGATGACGGGCTACCATGCCTGGGTGTTTCCCTTCATTGCCCTGTTCTTCCATTTTCCCATGCTCTTCCTGGCGCAATGGTCGCCGCGCCTCGAGTGCCGCGCCATCGGCTGCATCATGCTGTTCTGGATCATCGAGGATTATCTGTGGTTCGTGCTCAATCCCGCCTATGGCGTGGCGCACTTCAATCCGGCCCACATCGCCTGGCACAAGCACTGGCTGTGGTGGGCGCCGACCGACTACTGGGTATCGCTGCTGCTGGCTGGCGTGCTGCTGTGGTTTTCATACAAGAGGAAGTCATGACCTTATCGCCCTTGCCGCATCTTTTGCTGCTATTCCTGGCCCTGGCGGCCGGTTCCGCCGGCGCGCAAGCGCCCGGGGCGCCCGAGCGCAATGCCGAGTGGGCGACGCCGCTGCCGCACGTGTCGAACCTGCACCAGGTCACCCCCGTCCTGTTCCGCAGCGCAAAGCTCGACAGCGCCGACGTGGCCCAGCTGCAGACGCTGGGCGTGAAGACGGTGATCAGCCTGCGCTCCTTCCATTCGGACACGCAGGTGCTCGATGGCAGCGGCATCCGCGCCGTCCGCATTCCCATCAATACCTGGGCCATCCGCGACAAGCATGTGATCGAGACCATGCGCAGCATCCGCGCCGCCGAACAGCAGGGCCCCGTGCTGCTGCACTGCCTGCACGGCGCCGACCGCACGGGCCTGATGGCTGCCATGTACCGCATGCTGTACCAGGGCTGGCCGCGCGCGAAGGCGATCGACGAGTTGAAGAACGGCGGTTACGGCTATCACGCCGTGTGGAAGAATATCGAAAGCTACCTCAAGCGCGTCGACGTGGCGGCGCTGCGCGCGCAGATCGAACAGGAAAAACCATGAAGACCCTGCTGTTCGCACTGGCCGCCTGTTCCGCCTGTTATCCGCCGGCCGCCCTGGCGGCCACGCCTGCGCTCGATGTGCGCGATGTCAGCAAAGCCGGCATGCCCGGCAAGACCTTTGCCGCCACGACTAGCATGCCGGCCAGCGTGGCCACCGTCTGCGCGGCCATCCAGGATTTCGCCGGCTATCCGCAGTTCATGCCGAACGTGGACAAGATCAAGGTGACGGCCGCCGGCGGCGGCGTGTCGCTGGTCGACGTCACGCTCAAGCTGCCGATGGGAGAAATCAAGCAATACCGCCTGAGAATGACGCCCAAGGTGCTTGACGCCAGCTGCAGCCTGGCCTGGAAGCTGGTGCCGATGGAGGGACTGAAGGTGGAGGACACCATCGCCGACACCAGCGGCTACTGGCAGCTGTCGCCGGATCCGTTTGACGCGGGCGCTGCCGCCGTCAGGTACCAGGTGTACACGGATCCGGGCCCCGTGCCGATGGGCCTGGGCTGGATCGTCGACAGCATGAGCCGCGACAGCATCCCGAAAATGTTCGACGCGCTGCGGGCGCGGGTGGCTGCGCGCAAATAGCCGGCGTGGCGGAGCAGCCACTTCACGCGGGCGCGCCACTTCAGGCATGATGTCGTTTCATCCACACATCCGCCCGGAATCCGCATGGAACACCACAGCTTTCTCATCAACATACTGTTTTACCTGGTCGCCGCCATCATCATGGTGCCGCTGGCCAAGCGTCTGGGCATGGGCGCCGTGCTCGGTTATCTGGTGGCCGGCGTCGTCATCGGACCGTGGGGCCTGGGCCTGATCAAGAATGTCGAGGTGATTCTCAGCTTTTCCGAGTTCGGTGTGGTGCTGCTGCTGTTTTTGATCGGACTGGAGCTCGAGCCCAGGCGATTGTGGCTGCTGCGCCGGCCCATCTTCGGCTGGGGCGGGGCGCAGGTGGGCGTCGTCAGCGCGGGACTGTGCGCCGTGGCCATGGCGTTCGGCGTGGACTGGCGCACGGCGCTGGTCGGTGCGCTGGGGCTGTCGCTGTCGTCGACGGCCATCGTGCTGGCCACCTTGGGCGAACGTAAACTGATGAGTACGCCGGCCGGTTCCGCCGGCTTTTCCATCTTGCTGTTCCAGGATATCGCCGCCATTCCCATGATCGCGCTGGTGCCGCTCTTGGGCGGCCTGGTCACGCATAGCGGCGAACCGGGCTGGCTGCGCGTGGCCAAGCTGGCCGCCGTGCTGGCCGCCCTGGTGATCGGCGGGCGCTTCCTGGTGAACCCCATCCTGCGCTTCATCGCCAAGACGGACTTGCGCGAAATCTTCACGGCCTTTGCCCTGCTGCTGGTGATCGCCATTTGCGTGCTGATGGAATCGGTGGGCTTGTCGATGGCGCTGGGCACCTTCATGGCGGGCGTGCTGCTGGCCGATTCCGAATACCGGCATGAACTCATTTCCGACCTGGAACCGTTCAAGGGTTTGCTGCTGGGCCTGTTCTTCATCGCCGTGGGCATGTCCGTCGATTTCGGCGTGCTGCGCGCCCAGCCGCTGCTGATCCTGGCCCTGGTGGCGGGGCTGCTGGTGGTCAAGATCGGCTTGCTGTATGTGTTGTCGAAGTTTTTCGACATTCCCCGCGGCCAGCAGCTGTTTTTTGCGCTGCTGCTGTCGCAGGGTGGCGAATTTGCCTTCGTCGTGTTTGCCGCCGCCGAGGCCGCGCATGTGTTTGCGCCGCAGACGGCCGCGCTGCTGGTCGTGGTGGTGACCCTGTCGATGGTGGCCACGCCCCTGCTGCTGCTGGCGCACGACAAGTTCGTCGCGCCGCGTCTGCAGGGCGAGAAGAAGCGCCGTCCCGACGACCATATCGAGGCGCAGGACAACCCCATCGTCATCGCCGGCTTCGGCCGCTTCGGCCAGATCATCGGCCGCCTGCTGGCGGCCAACAAGATCGGCGTGACGGTGCTCGACCACGACCCGGACCAGATCGAACTGCTGCGCAAGTTTGGCTTCAAGGTGTTTTATGGCGACGCCACGCGCGTGGACCTGCTGGTGGCGGCCGGCATCGAGAAGGCGAAGGCGCTGGTGATCGCCATCGACAATGTGGACGACAGCCTGGCCCTGGTCGACGCCGTGCGCCTGCGCCTGCCCGAGCTGACGATCCTGGCGCGCGCGCGCAACGTCACGCATTACTATGAATTGATGAAGCGCGGCGTGACCCTGATCGAGCGCGAGACGTTTGCCGCGGCCCTGTTGCTGGGCGAGCAGACCTTGCAGCAGGTGGGCTTCAGCGCCGAGCGGGCGCAGCGCGCGGCCGGCATCTTCGGCCGGCATAACCTGAAAACTTTGCTGGAAGTGGCGCCGCACTTCCAGGACCAGCAAAAAGTCATGTCCCTCACGCGCCAGGCGCGCGAGGAGCTGGAAGACATGTTCGAGAGCGATGCGGCCGCGTTTGCGGCGGCGGAAGCGGAGAACGGTAGGTCGGATTAGCGGGAACCGCGTAATCCGACATCGTGTTGGCGGTGTCGGCTTACGCGCTTTGCGCTAAGCCGACCTACGCCTCCTGGCAAGCGGCTTATTTTCCCCGTTTGCTCTCAATCGCCTCGATCTGGTCCATGATGCCGTTCATGCGCGCCGCCAGCGCCTGGTACGGTTTCGGCGATGCCAGGTCGACGCCGGCCGCCTTCACCAGATCGTAGGGGTAGGCCGAGCCGCCCGCACTGAGCATCTTCAGGTAGGCGGCCAGCGCGCCCGGTTCCTTGTCGAGGATGCGCTGTGCGAAATCCTGCGCCGCCGCGATCGAGGTGGCGTACTGGAACACATAGAAACCGTGATAGAAATGCGGCACATACGCCCATTCCAGCGCGTAGGCGGGGTCGATGGTCATGACGCCCTGCGCTTCGCCGTGGTAGCGCTTGAGGATATCGGCATAGATGGCCGTGATTTCTTCGCCCGTCAGCGACGCTCCCTTGTCCACCTTGCCGTGGATGGCCGCCTCGAATTCGGCGAACATGGATTGGCGGAAGAAGGTGCCGCGCAGGTTTTCCAGCGCTGCGCCCAGGTACAGCAGGCGCTCGTCGTCATCCTTGGCCTGCTTCAGGCGCGCGTCGAGCAGCAGCGCCTCGTTCGTGGTCGAGGCGATTTCCGCGACAAAGATGCTGTACGGCGCATAGATCGACGGCTGCGCCTTGTTGGCCAGCACCGAGTGCATGGCGTGGCCCCATTCGTGCGTCAGGGTGCTGACGGCTTCGTAATTGTCCGTGTAATTGAGCAGCACGAACGGATGCACGTCATACGCGTCGCCATTCATGTAGGCACCCGCAACCTTGCGCGGACGCGGATACACATCCATCCAGCGCGCGTCCACGGCGGCAGTGAGCGCCTTGACGTAGTCGGGGCCCAGCGGCGCGGCGGAAGCGAGCATCATCTGCTTGCCTTCGGCCAGCGGGAAGGTGCGCTCGCTTTTCAGCAGCGGCGCATACACGTCGTAGTACGCCAGGTCCTTGATGCCCAGCATGCGCGCGCGCAGCTTGAAGTAGCGGTGCAGGGTGGGCAGGTTGGCGTTGGTTTGCGCGATCAGGGTCTGGTAGACGGCCGGCGGCAAGTTGTCGGCATCGAGCGCGGCGCTTTGCGAATCGGCGTAACGGCGCACCTTGGCATACGCGGCATCCGTTTTCAGCTGGCCGTACAGGGTTTCGCCGAACGTGCGTTCGTACTCTTTCCACTTGCCGAAGAAGGCGTCGAACACCCGCTTGCGGTCGGCGCGATTGTCATCGCCCCGGTATTTCGTGTACGCCGCCTGGTCGAGGCGCACTTGCTTGCCGTCCGACAGTGTGACGGTCGGCCACGGGATTTCCGCATTGGCCAGGGTGCGGTAGACGCTGGCGGCCGAGCTTGTTGCCAGGCCGAACTGCGCCACCAGCTGTTCGCCGGCCGCGTCGAGCGTGTGCGGCGCGCTGCGCAGCATGTTACTCAATTGAAAGCGGTACAGCTGCAGGCCCTTGTCTTTCGCCAGCATGGCATCGATGCGCTTGCTGCCCAGGGCGAGGATTTCCGGCTGTAAAAAGGTCACCGCCTGGGTGAACTCGTTGCCCAGCAGGGCGGCGCGCTGGTTCAGCTGGTTGCCCTTGCTGTCGCCCGTATCCTGGTCGTAATACTGCGCCGCATAGGTATACAGCGTGTTGACGCGCTTGCGCGCATCGGCGTACAGGTCCAGGCAGCTTTTCAGGCGGGCCGGCGAGCCTCCCAGCTGCCCCTTGCAGCCGCCCAGTTGCTGCAGCTGGCCCGACAGTTTTTTCGCGTCGGCGTCGAATGCGGCGTCGTTTTGATACAGCGCCGTCAAATCCCAGCGGTCGGCCTGTTTGTCGGTCTGAGCGGGGGCTGGCGCAGGAGCGGCAGAGGCGGTGGCGAGGCTGAGGGCCAGCAGGGAGAACAGCAGGGGGCGCTTGAGTGCGGATGGCGTCATGGTTCATTCCAGTGAGGTTGTCGGAAGAATGCGTGCTGACCGCCGGGCAGGGACGTGCGCGTGACACACCGCGTACCGGCAGAGTTACCTACGGTACAGCAAATGAGGGGAGGGGGAAAGAGGCGGGGCGCCGCCACCTGGGCGGTGGCGGCGAAACAACACGGGCTGAGAACAGCCGATTACAGCGCTTGCAGCGGAATCGTGCCGAACGTGGTCGGCGTCGAGCACGGCTCTTCGTCGAAGGCGATGTCGCCCATGGGGTTGGCCACGCCGTCCGCCTTCAAGTCCTTGAAGCCGAACAGCTTCGGATCCATCAGGTGCGATGGCGCCACGTTCGACAGGGCCGAGAAGATGCTTTCCACGCGGCCCGGGAATTTCTTGTCCCATTCGCGCATCAAGCCCTTGATCTGCTTGCGCTGCAGGTTTTCCTGCGAACCGCACAAATCGCATGGAATGATGGGGAAGCCCTTGACTTCCGCATAGCGCTGCGTGTCTTCTTCCTTCACATACGCCATCGGGCGGATGACGATGTGCTTGCCGTCGTCCGATTGCAGCTTGGCCGGCATGCCTTTCAGTTTGCCGCCGAAGAACATATTCAGGAAGAACGTTTCCAAAATATCATCGCGGTGGTGGCCCAGGGCGATCTTGTTGGCGCCCAGCTCGTCGGCCACGCGGTACAGGATGCCGCGGCGCAGGCGCGAGCACAGCGAGCAGGTCGTCTTGCCTTCCGGGATCAGGCGCTTGACGATGCTGTAGGTATCCTGGTTTTCGATATGGAAGGCCACGCCCAGTTCCGTCAGGTAGGCGGGCAGGATTTCCGGCGGGAAGTTCGGCTGCTTCTGATCCAGGTTGACGGCGACGATATCGAAGTGAATCGGCGCACGTTCGCGCAAGGTCATCAGGATGTCCAGCAGGGCATAGCTATCCTTGCCGCCCGACAGGCACACCATTACCTTGTCGCCGTCTTCGATCATATTGAAGTCGCCGATGGCCTGGCCCACCAGGCGGCACAGGCGCTTGTGCAGCTTGTTGTTTTCCAGGGCGATCTTTTCCGCCTTCTTGCGCGCCAGTTTCTGCGCTTCCACATTGGCCGGGAATTCCACGGCCGTCGTCGTCGTTTCCAGCACGGCGGTGTTGCTCATGTTGTTCATGCTTCATCCTTGATCTTGAATACTTCCACGCCCACGCCTTCGCAGTCGGGATACACGTCCGGTTTCATGCTCGACACGCGCGCGGCGCGCACGCGCGGGTGGGCCAGCATGGCGGCGAGCACGTCGTCGACCAGGCTTTCCTGCAGCTGCACGTGGCCTTGCGCCATGCGCCTGGCGATGGTTTCGCGCATGAAGTCGTAATCGACCACCTCTTCCAGCTGGTCATCCTTGGGCGTCGACAGGGCCAGGGGAATGTACAGGTCGACGTTGATGAGGACGCGCTGCTCGCCCTTTTTCTCGAAGTCGTAGACGCCGATGTTGATGAGGACTTCGTAATTGCGCAGGAACAGCCGGCGGCAATCAAGCAGGCGAGGGTGGGACAGGGCGGACGACATAGTTTTACCTTTTCGGGAATGCTGAATGCGGGTTGTTTGGCAGGGCTGCTGATTATTTGGTCAAAAACATGACGTCGCGCGGCAAGCCGATCAAATGCTGGCCGCCATCGACCAGCAGGGTCGTGCCCGTCAGCGCGCGCGCGCCGGCCACGTAACAGACGCTGTCGGCCACATCTTCGGGCGTGCTGGAGCGTCCTAGCGGCGTGTTTTCATGCGCCTTGGCAAAGTTCGCTGCCGTCTGCTCGCCGGAGACCATGGTGATGCCGGGGGCAATACCCACCACGCGCACTTTCGGCGCCAGCGCCTGGGCCAGCATGGTGGTCGCTGACAGCAGCGCCGCCTTGGACAGCGTGTACGACAAAAAATCAGGATTGAGATTGTACAGTTTTTGGTCCAGCAAGTTGATGACCACGGCTTGCCCGCCTGCCGGGGTGGCATGGTACAGCGCTTGCGCCAGCAGGATGGGGGCGGCCAGGTTGGCGTGCATGTGGGCGTCCAGGGCGGCGAAGGAAAAATCGCCCGCATTGTCGTATTCAAACAACGATGCGTTGTTGACTACGCAAGTGACGGGTCCCAGCGCCGCCTGTGCCTGCGGCAGCAGCTGGCGCACGGCGTCTTCCTGCGCCAGGTCGCAGGCGAACGCTTGCGCGCGGCGGCCCAGCGCCGTGACGTCCGCCACCAGGCTGAGCGCTTCATCGCGCGAGTCGCGGTAGTGGACGGCGATATCCCAGCCGTCGCGCGCCAGGCCCAGCGCGATGGCGCGGCCGATGCGGCGCGCCGCGCCCGTGACAAGGGCGACGCGGGGAATGCTGTCGAAGGGCGTTGTCGTTGCTTCTGTCATGTCTTTGCTATGGTTGAGATATTCGGTGGACGCCACACTGGCGGCATGCGCCGCCGATTCGCTACAATGCGGGAATGTCTCTTCCCGCACCCGATAGCGACGCGCTGGCCGCGTCCCATGCCTTGCAGCACCAGATTGCCGCCGAAATCGCGCGCAATGACGGCGCCATTCCTTTTGTCCGCTTCATGGAGCTGGCGCTGTACGCGCCTGACCTCGGCTATTACAGCGGCGGCGCCGCCAAGCTGGGCAAAGATGGCGATTTTACAACCGCGCCGGAGATTTCGCCCCTGTTCGGCGCCACGCTGGCCCATGTGGCAGCCGCTATTATGGCGCAAACGGCCCCGCGCATCCTCGAATTCGGCGCCGGCACGGGCAAGCTGGCTTTCGATATCCTGACGGAAGCGGCGAATGCCGGCATCGCTATCGAACAGTATGCGATCGTCGAATTGTCCGGCGAATTGCGCGCGCGCCAGGAGCTGGCGCTGGCCGCCTTTCCGCAAGTGGTGTGGCTCGACGGCTTCCCCGACAGTTTTGAAGGCGCCGTGTTCGGCAATGAAGTGCTCGACGCCATGCCCGTCAACCTGATCAGCAAGACGCCCGCCGGCTGGTGCGAACTCGACGTCAGCATTGCCGACGGCCAGTTCGTGTTTGTCGAACGCCCTGCCGGCGCCGACGTGGCCGCGCAGATCGCCGCCCAGGTGCCGGACGCCGATGACTTGCCGGTCGGCTATGTCACAGAAATTCATGGCGTGGCCTGCGGCTTCATGCGCTCGCTGGCGCGCATGCTGACCAATGGCAAGGGCGGCGCGGCCGTGCTGTTCGATTACGGTTTTCCTGCGCACGAGTATTATCTGGACCTGCGCGCCACGGGCACCCTGATGTGCCATTACCGCCACCATGCCCATGCGGAACCGTTTTATCTGCCCGGTTTGCAGGACATCACGGCTCACGTGGATTTTACGGCCATGGCGGTGGCGGCGCAGGATGCGGGCCTCGACGTGCTCGCATACATGAACCAGGCGTCCTTCCTGCTGGGCTCCGGTATCGGCGACTTGCTGCTGCGCACCGACCCCGAGCAGGTCAAGACCTACCTGCCGCAGGCCAGCGCCGTGCAAAAGCTGGTGTCGCCGGCCGAGATGGGCGAATTGTTCAAGGTACTGGCGGTGGGGCACCAGGTGGCGTTGCCGGAAGCGCTGTTGTCCAGTGACCGCAGTCACCGCCTGTAAGCGCGGTCAATATCAAGGCAGGGCCGTACCGCCCTGTAATTTCCTGTCCGCCGGTGGTTATTATCTTGTCATATCGTATATGATGACCGACACAGCACGGTTCCATCCTGCAAGAACCCGTCGCCGCGCACCGATTTCAAGATAGAACGATGGGAAAGATACATACACACTATGACAACCTGAAAGTGGCGCGCCTGGCGCCGCAGGAAGTCATACGTGCCGCGTATAAAGCCCTCAGCCAGAAATACCACCCCGACAAGAATCCCGGCGACGAAAAGGCCGCCCGCATCATGGCCATCCTCAACAGCGCCTATGGCACCTTGTCCGATCCGCAACGCCGCAAGGAACACGACGAGTGGATCGCCGCCGAGGAGTGGGAAATCGAATGGCTGGAAAGCACCCACCACGAAGAAGGCAAGAGCCGCGATGGCCGCGCGAAAGGCCATGCCCAATCGCATGAGCACACCTGGGCGCAGGATGTGCCGCCGCCGAAGGGCAAGCCGCGGAGTGGGGCGCTGCCCATCTGGCGCAACTGGCGCTGGTGGCTGAGTTTGCTTGTCTGCCTGCTGCTGGGCTGGCTGGGCGCCTTGCTGATGCTCGATACCTCGCCGCCCGTGCCTGCCGCGCTGGCGTCGGCCTGGAGCGGGCTGGCCCGCGATGGCGCCAGGGTGCACCCGGACACGGCAACGGCGGAGAGCGCAGCCACGCCGCCGGCAAAAAACGAGGCGGTGGCTATCGATAGCTGGGCCGTGGGCAAGCCGTATGCGGCCGAGCCCGCGCAAGCGAAGGCGCCCGAGATCCGCGTGCTGGCCGTGGCGCAGCTGAGCCTGAAAGCCAGCCGGCCCGCCTGCGATGGCGCCAGCCAGGCCGAGTCGGCGGGGCTGGTGGCGCCGAATGGCGAGCCTTGGCCGGCGCGGTCCGGCTATGTCGATGGCTTCCCGATCGGCAACAAGGGCGATGAACTGAGTTTAACCATCGATAACAGCAGCAATACGGCGCCCGTCTTCGTCAAGCTGTATGACCAGGAGCGGCGCTCGAATGTGCGCTACCTGTACATCCTGGCCAATGACAAGCTGACCGTGGAGCAGCTCAGCGCGGGCAAATACGAAGTGCGCTACCAGGCCGTCGGGCCAGGCCAGGACAATTGCGGCGGCACCACGCGCAGCGGCGCCTCGATACCGGCGCCGGCGCCTGCCGCGGGAGAGGGTGGTACGCAGAATCCTGTTGTAAGCAGCATCTAATCTGATTATGCTTGATATGCGTCAACGCAGCGTCCACATCGAACTTATCCCTTAGGAGTATTCATGACCGACCTCAAAGCCGATGCAGATGATAACTGGCTGCTCGACGAAGATGAGCCGGTGGCCAGTCCAGCCGGGTTGGCCGCGCCCGACCAGCGCCTGTGGCGTGTGCTGATCGTCGATGACGACGTCGATGTGCATGCGGTCACGCGGCTGGCGCTGCGCAATGTCAGCTTCAAGGGCCGCGAACTGGAACTGTTTTCCGCCTACAGCGGCCGCGAGGGGTACGAGATCCTGCGCGACACGCCCGATATCGCGCTGGTGCTGCTCGACGTGGTGATGGAAACGGATGACGCCGGCCTGATCCTCGCCAAGCGCATCCGCGCCGACCTGAACAACTCCATCGTGCGCGTCGTGCTGCGCACGGGCCAGCCGGGCCAGGCGCCCGAGCAGCGCGTCATCATCGAATACGACATCAACGATTACAAGGCCAAGACGGAGCTGACGACGCAAAAGCTGTTTACCACCGTTATCTCGGCTTTGCGCGCCTACGAGAGCCTGATGATGCTCGAGCGCAGCCGCATCGGCCTGGGCAAGATCCTCGCCGGCGCCACCAATCTGTACCAGATCCATTCGCTGCGCGAATTCGCTTCCGGCGTGCTCAACCAGGTTAGCGCCATCCTCGACGTGGGTGCCGACGGCGTGCTGTGCCTGATGCAGGGCGGCGCCGGGCGGCCCGAGGTGGTCGCTGCCACGGGCACCTACGCCGTGCTGGCCGAGGCGGAAGCCATGCCGGCCGACCACGCGCTCACGCCCACCATCGACAAGGCGTTCGCGGAAAAGCGCAGCCAGTTCGAGCATCCGGCCAATGTGCTGTTCATCCACACGGAAGGCAACCGCGAGCTGGCCATTTCCGTCACGCCGCCGTGGCCGCTGGCGCAGATCCAGCGCGATCTGCTGGAAGTGTTTTGCCAGCGTATCGCGGCCGCCTTCGACAACCTGTACATGTTCGGCCAGCTGCGCAAGGCGCAGGAAGCGACCGTCGTGGCGCTGGCCGACCTGGCCGAGTTCCGCGACAGCGACACGGGCGGCCACGTGCGGCGCGTGCAGCAGCTGTCCGACGCCATCGCCCTGCGCATCCAGCAGCGCGGGGTGTATGCCGACGAGCTCACGCCGCAGCTGCTCGACATGATCGGCCTGGCCAGCATCCTGCACGACGTGGGCAAGGTGGCCACGCCGGACGCCGTGCTGCTCAAGCCGGGCCGGCATACGGACGAGGAGCGGGTGCAGATGCAGCTGCACGCCA
This window of the Janthinobacterium agaricidamnosum genome carries:
- the kefC gene encoding glutathione-regulated potassium-efflux system protein KefC, which encodes MEHHSFLINILFYLVAAIIMVPLAKRLGMGAVLGYLVAGVVIGPWGLGLIKNVEVILSFSEFGVVLLLFLIGLELEPRRLWLLRRPIFGWGGAQVGVVSAGLCAVAMAFGVDWRTALVGALGLSLSSTAIVLATLGERKLMSTPAGSAGFSILLFQDIAAIPMIALVPLLGGLVTHSGEPGWLRVAKLAAVLAALVIGGRFLVNPILRFIAKTDLREIFTAFALLLVIAICVLMESVGLSMALGTFMAGVLLADSEYRHELISDLEPFKGLLLGLFFIAVGMSVDFGVLRAQPLLILALVAGLLVVKIGLLYVLSKFFDIPRGQQLFFALLLSQGGEFAFVVFAAAEAAHVFAPQTAALLVVVVTLSMVATPLLLLAHDKFVAPRLQGEKKRRPDDHIEAQDNPIVIAGFGRFGQIIGRLLAANKIGVTVLDHDPDQIELLRKFGFKVFYGDATRVDLLVAAGIEKAKALVIAIDNVDDSLALVDAVRLRLPELTILARARNVTHYYELMKRGVTLIERETFAAALLLGEQTLQQVGFSAERAQRAAGIFGRHNLKTLLEVAPHFQDQQKVMSLTRQAREELEDMFESDAAAFAAAEAENGRSD
- a CDS encoding SRPBCC family protein translates to MKTLLFALAACSACYPPAALAATPALDVRDVSKAGMPGKTFAATTSMPASVATVCAAIQDFAGYPQFMPNVDKIKVTAAGGGVSLVDVTLKLPMGEIKQYRLRMTPKVLDASCSLAWKLVPMEGLKVEDTIADTSGYWQLSPDPFDAGAAAVRYQVYTDPGPVPMGLGWIVDSMSRDSIPKMFDALRARVAARK
- the pepF gene encoding oligoendopeptidase F, with translation MTPSALKRPLLFSLLALSLATASAAPAPAPAQTDKQADRWDLTALYQNDAAFDADAKKLSGQLQQLGGCKGQLGGSPARLKSCLDLYADARKRVNTLYTYAAQYYDQDTGDSKGNQLNQRAALLGNEFTQAVTFLQPEILALGSKRIDAMLAKDKGLQLYRFQLSNMLRSAPHTLDAAGEQLVAQFGLATSSAASVYRTLANAEIPWPTVTLSDGKQVRLDQAAYTKYRGDDNRADRKRVFDAFFGKWKEYERTFGETLYGQLKTDAAYAKVRRYADSQSAALDADNLPPAVYQTLIAQTNANLPTLHRYFKLRARMLGIKDLAYYDVYAPLLKSERTFPLAEGKQMMLASAAPLGPDYVKALTAAVDARWMDVYPRPRKVAGAYMNGDAYDVHPFVLLNYTDNYEAVSTLTHEWGHAMHSVLANKAQPSIYAPYSIFVAEIASTTNEALLLDARLKQAKDDDERLLYLGAALENLRGTFFRQSMFAEFEAAIHGKVDKGASLTGEEITAIYADILKRYHGEAQGVMTIDPAYALEWAYVPHFYHGFYVFQYATSIAAAQDFAQRILDKEPGALAAYLKMLSAGGSAYPYDLVKAAGVDLASPKPYQALAARMNGIMDQIEAIESKRGK
- a CDS encoding SDR family oxidoreductase, with protein sequence MTEATTTPFDSIPRVALVTGAARRIGRAIALGLARDGWDIAVHYRDSRDEALSLVADVTALGRRAQAFACDLAQEDAVRQLLPQAQAALGPVTCVVNNASLFEYDNAGDFSFAALDAHMHANLAAPILLAQALYHATPAGGQAVVINLLDQKLYNLNPDFLSYTLSKAALLSATTMLAQALAPKVRVVGIAPGITMVSGEQTAANFAKAHENTPLGRSSTPEDVADSVCYVAGARALTGTTLLVDGGQHLIGLPRDVMFLTK
- a CDS encoding class I SAM-dependent methyltransferase yields the protein MSLPAPDSDALAASHALQHQIAAEIARNDGAIPFVRFMELALYAPDLGYYSGGAAKLGKDGDFTTAPEISPLFGATLAHVAAAIMAQTAPRILEFGAGTGKLAFDILTEAANAGIAIEQYAIVELSGELRARQELALAAFPQVVWLDGFPDSFEGAVFGNEVLDAMPVNLISKTPAGWCELDVSIADGQFVFVERPAGADVAAQIAAQVPDADDLPVGYVTEIHGVACGFMRSLARMLTNGKGGAAVLFDYGFPAHEYYLDLRATGTLMCHYRHHAHAEPFYLPGLQDITAHVDFTAMAVAAQDAGLDVLAYMNQASFLLGSGIGDLLLRTDPEQVKTYLPQASAVQKLVSPAEMGELFKVLAVGHQVALPEALLSSDRSHRL
- a CDS encoding J domain-containing protein, with the protein product MGKIHTHYDNLKVARLAPQEVIRAAYKALSQKYHPDKNPGDEKAARIMAILNSAYGTLSDPQRRKEHDEWIAAEEWEIEWLESTHHEEGKSRDGRAKGHAQSHEHTWAQDVPPPKGKPRSGALPIWRNWRWWLSLLVCLLLGWLGALLMLDTSPPVPAALASAWSGLARDGARVHPDTATAESAATPPAKNEAVAIDSWAVGKPYAAEPAQAKAPEIRVLAVAQLSLKASRPACDGASQAESAGLVAPNGEPWPARSGYVDGFPIGNKGDELSLTIDNSSNTAPVFVKLYDQERRSNVRYLYILANDKLTVEQLSAGKYEVRYQAVGPGQDNCGGTTRSGASIPAPAPAAGEGGTQNPVVSSI
- a CDS encoding dual specificity protein phosphatase family protein, translating into MTLSPLPHLLLLFLALAAGSAGAQAPGAPERNAEWATPLPHVSNLHQVTPVLFRSAKLDSADVAQLQTLGVKTVISLRSFHSDTQVLDGSGIRAVRIPINTWAIRDKHVIETMRSIRAAEQQGPVLLHCLHGADRTGLMAAMYRMLYQGWPRAKAIDELKNGGYGYHAVWKNIESYLKRVDVAALRAQIEQEKP
- a CDS encoding dihydroneopterin aldolase, encoding MSSALSHPRLLDCRRLFLRNYEVLINIGVYDFEKKGEQRVLINVDLYIPLALSTPKDDQLEEVVDYDFMRETIARRMAQGHVQLQESLVDDVLAAMLAHPRVRAARVSSMKPDVYPDCEGVGVEVFKIKDEA
- the ttcA gene encoding tRNA 2-thiocytidine(32) synthetase TtcA, with protein sequence MSNTAVLETTTTAVEFPANVEAQKLARKKAEKIALENNKLHKRLCRLVGQAIGDFNMIEDGDKVMVCLSGGKDSYALLDILMTLRERAPIHFDIVAVNLDQKQPNFPPEILPAYLTELGVAFHIENQDTYSIVKRLIPEGKTTCSLCSRLRRGILYRVADELGANKIALGHHRDDILETFFLNMFFGGKLKGMPAKLQSDDGKHIVIRPMAYVKEEDTQRYAEVKGFPIIPCDLCGSQENLQRKQIKGLMREWDKKFPGRVESIFSALSNVAPSHLMDPKLFGFKDLKADGVANPMGDIAFDEEPCSTPTTFGTIPLQAL